From a region of the Candidatus Brocadia sp. genome:
- the prfB gene encoding peptide chain release factor 2 (programmed frameshift): MIGREKELTPLRERLLHLRDSLDLENKERERSTLEEQFSSPTFWENKEKAQHIIRKLKSLKGIILPLQELQKTLDDIECLSLLAEEEQDEETEAEVVKDITSFRQKLEKFELRTLLGESHDHCSAYLSIYAGAGGTESCDWVSMLFRMYGRWVEKSGYTQSLIDVLPGEEAGIKRITVLVKGDYVYGYLKSEIGVHRLVRISPFDANARRHTSFAAVDVLPEIEEEEEIEINENELRVDTYRASGAGGQHVNKTSSAVRITHIPTGIVVQCQSERSQHQNRRVALSMLKAKMYQIKEKEREKELAAAYDEKGEIAWGHQIRSYVLQPYSLVKDLRTDKETGNTQAVLDGEIDEFMEAYLKWRMAKAR; encoded by the exons ATGATTGGTAGAGAAAAAGAATTAACCCCCCTTCGAGAACGGTTACTCCACCTGAGGGACTCTCTT GACCTGGAAAACAAGGAAAGGGAACGATCAACTCTGGAGGAACAATTCTCTTCGCCGACCTTTTGGGAAAATAAGGAAAAGGCGCAGCACATTATCAGAAAATTAAAGTCGCTTAAAGGAATTATCTTACCCCTTCAGGAATTACAAAAGACGCTTGATGATATCGAGTGTTTATCCCTGCTTGCTGAAGAAGAGCAGGATGAAGAGACAGAGGCTGAAGTTGTCAAAGATATAACGTCTTTTAGACAGAAACTTGAAAAATTTGAGTTGCGAACCCTGCTGGGTGAATCCCATGACCATTGCAGCGCTTACTTAAGCATTTATGCAGGAGCCGGTGGGACAGAGTCCTGTGATTGGGTTTCTATGCTATTCCGCATGTATGGCCGCTGGGTTGAAAAGAGCGGGTATACACAATCCCTCATTGACGTATTACCCGGCGAAGAGGCCGGAATCAAAAGAATCACTGTCCTCGTAAAGGGCGACTATGTGTATGGGTATTTGAAATCTGAAATCGGGGTGCACCGTTTGGTGCGAATCTCTCCTTTTGATGCGAATGCAAGAAGGCATACGTCGTTTGCAGCGGTGGATGTGCTCCCGGAGATTGAGGAAGAGGAAGAGATTGAAATCAATGAAAATGAGTTGCGGGTTGATACCTACCGTGCGTCCGGGGCCGGCGGTCAACACGTAAACAAAACCTCATCAGCCGTCCGGATTACGCATATCCCCACGGGGATTGTTGTTCAATGTCAGAGTGAGCGTTCACAGCACCAGAATCGGCGGGTAGCCTTAAGCATGTTAAAGGCAAAGATGTATCAGATAAAGGAAAAGGAGAGAGAGAAGGAACTCGCCGCGGCGTATGATGAAAAGGGAGAAATCGCCTGGGGGCATCAAATTCGCTCCTATGTGTTACAACCTTATTCTCTCGTGAAAGATTTGCGCACCGACAAGGAAACAGGCAATACCCAGGCCGTACTGGATGGTGAAATTGACGAGTTTATGGAAGCCTATCTGAAATGGAGAATGGCAAAAGCTCGCTAA
- the rsmD gene encoding 16S rRNA (guanine(966)-N(2))-methyltransferase RsmD, which translates to MIAGSARGVHLGSVKGSATRPIPDRVKESLFNILAGVIPDSRIIDMYAGTGAIGIEALSRGAKSCIFVENDRSALQVIKKNLELTRLQSNASVLPYDVFEITPHLEKQHAVVDVIFASPPYPLLGKTSYRDDLLAVFSSFCQKQILISDGLIMLQHRKTSRGMAPKASTPELFDTRTYGDTQISFFKNIMQQEQC; encoded by the coding sequence GTGATTGCAGGCAGTGCCAGGGGTGTTCATCTTGGTTCCGTTAAAGGAAGCGCAACAAGGCCTATACCGGACAGGGTAAAAGAATCGTTGTTTAATATCCTTGCCGGAGTCATTCCGGACAGCCGGATTATTGATATGTATGCAGGTACCGGTGCGATTGGAATAGAAGCATTAAGCCGGGGGGCAAAATCCTGCATTTTTGTAGAGAATGACAGGTCGGCTCTTCAGGTTATAAAAAAAAACCTTGAGCTGACGAGACTTCAATCGAATGCATCGGTTTTACCTTACGATGTATTTGAAATTACGCCACATCTTGAGAAGCAGCACGCCGTCGTTGATGTAATATTTGCCAGTCCTCCCTATCCACTCCTTGGAAAAACTTCATACAGAGACGATCTCCTGGCTGTATTCTCTTCTTTCTGCCAGAAACAGATACTTATATCGGATGGTTTGATTATGCTGCAGCACAGGAAAACGTCTCGCGGGATGGCGCCAAAAGCGTCTACGCCGGAGTTGTTCGATACCAGGACGTATGGTGACACACAAATCTCTTTTTTTAAAAATATCATGCAGCAGGAGCAATGCTAA
- the ispE gene encoding 4-(cytidine 5'-diphospho)-2-C-methyl-D-erythritol kinase, producing the protein MQYWEERGKIKIAAPAKINLFLEILGKRPDGYHEIETVMQGISLYDYIHMENRGKDVEFTCSSPKLTAGEDNLVVKAVRLFQKESGISQGVKIHLDKRIPVGAGLGGGSSDAVATLFGLNKLWQVGYDDAKLSSLAEILGSDTPFFVFGNTAVCRGRGEVVTPWKLKTPYTYIVVYPGFEVSTATVYKNFRIVLTKNLKDVTVFLQSLGSGNPEKLGAYLHNRLEEVVFRLYPELEKIKKTLAKFDFCGILLSGSGSALYGLCREERDSKKIEQQIKMLGIGDVFVVTSDFNDNAK; encoded by the coding sequence ATGCAATACTGGGAAGAACGAGGAAAAATAAAAATTGCAGCGCCTGCAAAGATTAATCTTTTTCTTGAAATACTGGGTAAGCGGCCGGACGGTTACCATGAGATTGAAACGGTTATGCAGGGGATTAGTCTCTACGATTACATCCATATGGAAAATCGTGGCAAAGACGTTGAATTTACCTGCTCGAGTCCCAAGCTTACCGCCGGCGAAGACAACCTTGTTGTAAAAGCGGTCCGTCTCTTCCAGAAAGAATCCGGGATTTCCCAGGGAGTGAAGATCCACCTGGACAAGAGAATTCCCGTTGGTGCAGGGCTTGGCGGTGGAAGCAGTGATGCCGTTGCAACCTTATTTGGATTAAATAAGCTGTGGCAGGTTGGATACGATGATGCAAAATTATCGTCCCTGGCTGAAATCTTAGGTTCTGATACCCCCTTTTTTGTCTTCGGAAATACCGCAGTATGCAGGGGAAGGGGTGAGGTGGTGACTCCCTGGAAGCTGAAGACGCCTTACACGTATATTGTTGTTTATCCGGGGTTCGAAGTGAGCACTGCAACCGTGTATAAAAATTTTAGAATTGTCTTGACAAAAAATTTGAAAGATGTTACGGTTTTCCTGCAATCGCTAGGTTCAGGAAACCCGGAAAAATTGGGGGCTTATTTACACAATCGGTTGGAAGAGGTTGTCTTTCGGCTTTATCCGGAGCTTGAGAAAATAAAAAAAACATTGGCAAAGTTTGATTTTTGTGGCATACTTTTGTCAGGAAGTGGTTCTGCTTTATATGGTTTATGCAGGGAGGAAAGAGATTCAAAAAAAATTGAACAACAGATAAAGATGCTTGGAATTGGCGACGTGTTTGTGGTAACCAGCGATTTCAATGACAATGCTAAGTGA
- a CDS encoding SpoVG family protein, translating into MNITEVRVKLTEGKKNRLQAFCSITIDDDFVVRDLKVIEGHKGTFVAMPSRKLTDRCPNCGGKNHLMAQYCNDCGTKLNEKRASRGAGRLKLHADTAHPINSNCRELIQEKVLTAFREEVDKSKQPGYKPPKYEDIEDVDYDDLIDDLESEKNDT; encoded by the coding sequence GTGAATATTACTGAAGTCAGGGTGAAGTTAACGGAAGGCAAAAAAAACAGACTGCAGGCATTTTGTAGCATTACAATCGATGATGATTTTGTCGTAAGGGATCTTAAGGTTATCGAAGGACACAAAGGGACATTTGTAGCGATGCCCAGCAGAAAGCTTACTGACCGGTGCCCCAATTGTGGCGGTAAAAATCATTTAATGGCACAGTACTGTAATGATTGTGGCACTAAATTGAATGAAAAGCGCGCTTCCCGAGGCGCGGGCAGATTGAAATTACACGCAGATACCGCTCATCCAATAAATTCAAACTGCAGAGAGCTGATTCAGGAAAAGGTGCTCACCGCTTTTCGAGAAGAGGTGGATAAGTCGAAACAACCAGGATATAAGCCTCCAAAATATGAAGATATCGAAGACGTTGATTATGACGATCTCATTGATGACCTGGAATCGGAAAAAAACGATACCTAA
- the ilvB gene encoding biosynthetic-type acetolactate synthase large subunit produces MIKTGSQILVDALIREGVEYVFGIPGGAVLPLFDVLFESPIRFVLTRHEQGAGHAADGYARATGKVGVCLATSGPGATNLVTAIATAYMDSIPMVAITGQVKTFLIGNDAFQEADTVGITRPVTKHSYLVKDIKDLAKTVKEAFYIANTGRRGPVLIDLPVDITMEKCEEVIPAEVDLPGYKPRYEGNIRQINVAAEVINSARQPVVYTGGGIIASECSRELLDLAERGNLPVTTTLMGLGGFPEDHPLSLGMLGMHGTAYANFAVTESDVLLAIGARFDDRITGKIDEFAPHAKIIHIDIDPASISKSIQVDIPIVGDASNILQELIKHIRFVERKEWFQKINSWKEKNPLSYNNSGSVIKPQYVIEQICDIAKGNAIITTEVGQNQMWAAQFFTYTKPRTFLSSGGLGTMGYGFPAAIGAQLGCPDKIVVDIAGDGSIQMNIQELSTAVRLNIPVKIAILNNGYLGMVRQWQELFYSKRYSSVHLNGNPDFVKLAEAYGANGFLVERKEDVRPTIERAFSVQGPVIMDFRIDPNENVFPMVPAGQAIHKMMIGTMA; encoded by the coding sequence ATGATTAAAACAGGTTCACAAATTTTAGTCGATGCATTAATAAGGGAAGGGGTTGAATACGTCTTTGGAATTCCTGGTGGTGCGGTTTTACCCTTGTTTGATGTATTATTCGAGTCTCCCATACGGTTTGTTTTAACCAGGCACGAACAGGGAGCAGGCCATGCAGCGGACGGATATGCGCGGGCTACGGGCAAGGTTGGCGTTTGTCTTGCCACGTCTGGTCCTGGCGCAACGAACCTGGTTACCGCAATTGCGACAGCCTACATGGATTCCATCCCTATGGTAGCGATAACCGGTCAAGTCAAAACATTTCTCATCGGAAATGATGCTTTTCAGGAGGCGGATACGGTAGGGATTACCCGTCCTGTAACAAAACACAGCTATCTCGTAAAGGATATTAAAGACCTTGCAAAAACGGTAAAAGAGGCTTTTTATATAGCAAATACGGGAAGACGGGGTCCCGTGTTGATCGACCTGCCGGTTGATATTACCATGGAAAAGTGTGAAGAAGTAATACCCGCCGAAGTGGATTTGCCAGGATATAAACCCCGATATGAGGGCAATATTCGTCAAATCAATGTTGCCGCTGAAGTCATTAACAGCGCCCGGCAGCCTGTTGTGTATACCGGCGGCGGAATTATTGCCTCTGAGTGCTCGAGAGAATTGCTTGACCTTGCAGAAAGGGGAAATCTTCCCGTAACGACAACCCTGATGGGCCTTGGTGGATTCCCTGAAGACCATCCTTTATCTTTGGGGATGCTGGGGATGCATGGCACTGCGTATGCAAATTTTGCCGTAACGGAATCTGATGTATTGCTGGCAATCGGAGCGCGATTTGACGACCGTATTACGGGGAAGATTGATGAGTTTGCCCCCCATGCGAAAATTATCCATATCGACATTGATCCGGCATCCATCAGCAAAAGTATTCAGGTCGATATCCCCATTGTGGGTGACGCAAGCAACATCTTACAGGAACTCATCAAACACATCCGTTTTGTTGAGAGAAAGGAATGGTTTCAAAAAATTAATTCCTGGAAAGAAAAAAATCCCTTATCCTACAATAATAGCGGAAGTGTTATTAAGCCTCAGTATGTAATTGAGCAAATTTGTGATATAGCAAAGGGAAACGCAATTATCACGACCGAGGTGGGGCAAAACCAGATGTGGGCAGCACAATTTTTCACCTATACAAAACCGCGTACTTTCCTGTCCTCGGGTGGACTGGGCACCATGGGTTACGGTTTTCCTGCGGCAATTGGCGCGCAATTAGGGTGTCCGGATAAAATTGTCGTGGATATTGCCGGTGATGGTAGTATCCAGATGAACATCCAGGAGCTGAGCACCGCCGTTCGTTTGAATATTCCCGTGAAAATAGCCATATTAAATAACGGTTATCTGGGTATGGTACGGCAGTGGCAGGAGCTGTTTTACAGCAAACGGTATTCGAGTGTTCATTTAAACGGCAATCCGGATTTTGTCAAGCTGGCAGAGGCATATGGCGCGAACGGCTTTTTAGTAGAAAGGAAGGAGGACGTGCGCCCAACGATAGAAAGGGCCTTTTCTGTTCAAGGTCCCGTTATTATGGATTTCAGGATTGACCCAAACGAAAATGTCTTTCCGATGGTTCCTGCCGGGCAGGCGATTCATAAAATGATGATAGGAACCATGGCGTAA